In Streptococcus gallolyticus subsp. gallolyticus DSM 16831, the sequence TCTGGGCTAATGTATTCACGGACAGTAATAAGCTTATCTGGCGAGATAAAAATCGAACCTAAGACAGACTGCTCTGCTAATAAATCTTGTGGCTGAACTCTCAATTCTGGCTCTTCTGCCAAATTCTTCACCTCCCCTAATAACCTCTAAACGTAGGACTATGCTTCCTTAATGCTTAATTTAATTTCAGCAGTTACTTCCTTGTGTAACTTAACAGGAACTTCGACAGAACCAATTGCACGAATTGGATGATCTAACTCGATAGAACGTTTGTTGATTTTTAAACCAAACTGTTTAGCCAATTCTTCGGCAATTTTCTTAGCTGTAATTGAACCAAATGTACGTCCATCAGGTCCAACTTTTTCGGTAAACTTAACAACTGTGGCTTCTTTCTCAAGCTCTGCTTTAAGCGCTTGAGCTTCTGCTAAAATTTCAGCTTGTGCTTTTTCTTCTGATTTTTGTTTACCTTTTAATTCACCAATAGCTTGGTTAGTCGCTTCTTTAGCTAAATTTTTCTTAATTAAAAAGTTTTGGGCATAACCTGTTGGGACCTCTTTGATTTCGCCTTTTTTCCCTTTACCTTTAACATCTGCTAGAAAAATAACTTTCATCACTCTACCTCCATGTTTTCTCTTAAATCATTTTCAATTATTTCAAGTAATAAGTGTTCGGCTTGACTAACAGTTATGTCTGATAGTTGACAAGCTGCTAGGGTAAAATGCCCACCGCCACCGAGTTCTTCCATCATTCGTTGAACATTGATTTTACTGCGGCTACGTGCCGAAATAGCTACTTTATTAGGAGCAACCTGAACAATAACAAACGTTGCTTCAATGCCAGCTAGAGATAACATGGTATCTGCAGCTTTACTGGCAACTACTTTACTGTAAACCACATTATCGCCACCACTGGCAATGATAATGTTGTCATAAAGTTTACGCCCTTTGAGAATAAGTTCATTAACCAATCGATATTCCTCAAAATCTGTTTGAGAAATGTTTTGAATTTCAATGCTATCACTTCCTTGAGATCTAAGATAGCTTGCAACATCAAATGTTCGACTTGTAACACTAGCTGAAAAATTCTTCGTGTCCAACATAATCCCTGCCATTAAAATACTAGCTTGAATTTTACTTAGACGTTTACCAGCATTTTGGAATTGAATTAATTCGGTTACTAATTCACTTGCGCTACTTGCCCCACTTTCAATAAAGGTCAATATGGCTTTTTCTGGAAAATTATTGTCACGACGATGATGATCAACAACAATAACATCTGTAAATCTGTTGTAAAGTTCCTGCGATAACGTTAAGTCAATCTTAGAATGGTCAACCATTATCAATAGTGATTGGCTTGTCACTAGTTGTAAAGCTTGGTTGACTGAAATTAAATTCGTTTTTCCATCTTCTTGTAACCTTTTAATTGCTCTTGCAATATCAGGGCTCATTTCATCTGGGTTGTAAACCGCATAAGCTTCCTCGATGACATTACTTGCAAAGAACTGCATCCCAATCGCTGAACCAAGAGCATCCATATCTAAATTACGATGTCCGACAACAAATACTCTATCCACATTTTTTATGTGGTCTGAAATAGCAGTCATCATCGCACGGGTACGCGTACGGGTACGTTTAACGGTAGATACTGACCCACCACCAAAATACAATGGTTTCTTATGCTCATCATTTTCACAAATAACAACTTGGTCACCACCACGCACAAGTGCCGTATTCAAATTTTGGAGAGCCACTTGCCCAATTTGCTGATGATTATCATCACCATAAGCAACCCCCATGCTCAAAGTCAGCGGTAACTCACGCTCTTCTTTAGCCTGTTTACGAAAAGCTTCTAGTACTGTAAACTTATCGTCAATTAGACTACTTAAAACAGCATAATCTGTGAAAAAGTAAAAACGGTCCATATCCACACGACGATAAAAAATATTTTTAGACTTCGTGAAATTCGATATGAAATTAGCAATAAAACTATTGATTTGAGAAATTTCCGCATCAGATAAATCATCTGTTACATCGTCATAATTATCAATTGAGATAATCCCGATAACTGGTCGCAAAAGCGCAGCATCTCCTAGTTGACGATTTCCCATTGACGTATCAAAGAAATAAAAAATCCCTGAAGATGAATCAATGTAAGATGAATATTTATTGCCATTTAACTCAAAAGTTTGGCTGGCATCCCCTTCACGCTTATTGCCAATAATTTTTTGGATGAGCTCGTCCTCAAATTCTCCTTCTTCACTAGTGAAGATAAGTTCAGCGTACGGATTAAACCACTCAACTTCATTTGTAGATTGCTCAAATTGAACAACACCAACAGGCATCTGTTCTAATAAACTCTTCAAACTGACTTCTGTTTGGTCGTTTAGTAATTCAATTTGTTCAAGTTCTGATAACTCATATGTTTCTTTTTGATAATAAAGCAATGCAACAAGCAAAGACAGCGCCAAAAAGATTGCAGCTAAAATAGCTGACTCCGTCTGAAAAAGTCTGACACAAATAGCCAAAATCCCGAATAAAATCAAGCCTATCATGACTAAGTGAATAGTTGCAAATCGAAATCTTTTCATTGGTTAACCTCTTAGCTTACAATTATACCATAAAACAGCCCTATTTGATAGAGCTGTCATTGGTTTAAAGATTACAATTTTATGACTTAATCATTCGCTTTTCTATGATGTTTTTGCTTGCCTTCTAGGTAAACCATCAAAATAGAAATATCTGCTGGGTTAACACCTGAAATACGGCTTGCTTGACCGATTGTTTCTGGGTTAATTTTCTTGAATTTTTGACGTGCTTCTGTTGCGATAGAATCAATATCATCCCAGTCAATATTAGCAGGAATACGTTTTTCTTCCATGCGTTTCATTTTGGCTACTTGGTCAAGGGCTTTGTTGATATAACCTTCATATTTGATTTCAGTTTCCAAAAGTTCAATCACTTTGCTGTCAAGTTTTTCTTCAGCAGGACCAACAAAGCTTGTCGCAATGTCATAATTGATTTCAGGACGACGCATGAATTCTTTTGCTGTCAAGGCATCTGTCAATGGTTTGAAACCAAGTGCTTCAATACGTGCATTAGTTTCTTTAACTGGCTTGATTTTATGAGTTGACAACCTTGTCAATTCATTGTCAAACTGACGTTTACGATTCAAGAAACGTTGATAACGTTCATCATCAACCAAACCGACACGGTGACCAATCTCAGTCAAACGCATATCAGCATTATCATGACGCAAAATCAAACGATATTCCGCACGACTTGTCAACAAACGATAAGGTTCCAACGTTCCTTTCGTTACCAAGTCATCAATCATAACACCGATGTAAGCATCACTACGTTTAAGAATCATTTCTGGCTTGCCTTGAACTTTCAAAGCAGCATTGATACCAGCAACAATTCCTTGACCAGCAGCTTCTTCGTAACCTGACGTACCATTGGTTTGACCAGCCGTAAAGAGACCTGAAATTTTCTTCGTTTCAAGCGTTGCACGCAATTGGTGTGGCAAAACGATATCGTACTCAATCGCATATCCTGTACGCATCATTTCGGCATTTTCAAGCCCTTTAATAGAATGAATTAATTCTTTTTGAACATCTTCAGGAAGACTTGTTGACAACCCTTGAATGTAAACTTCTTCTGTTTCACGACCTTCAGGTTCTAGGAAAAGTTGGTGACGTTCTTTATCCGCAAAGCGCACAATTTTATCTTCGATAGATGGACAATAACGAGGCCCTACTCCTTTGACAATCCCTGAAAACATTGGTGCACGGTAAAGATTTTTATTGATAATATCGTGGCTTGTTTGGTTCGTATAAGTCAACCAGCAAGGAATTTGGTCTTTGAGGTAATCTTCATCATTGGACATGAATGAAAAATGATTTGGTTTTTCATCACCTGGTTGAATCTCTGTTTCATCGTAATTGATAGAACTTGCTTTGATACGTGGTGGTGTTCCTGTTTTGAAACGACCAATTTCAAGACCTAATTCTTTCAAATTATCTGCAAGTCCAATAGAAGCCAAGCTGTTATTTGGACCAGAAGAATATTTAAGCTCGCCTAGGATAATTTCGCCACGAAGAGCTGTACCTGTTGTGATAACAACTGCTTTAGCTGAAAATTTCTGATTAGTAGCTGTGCGAACACCGACAACTTTACCATCTTCGACTAAAACTTCTTCAATCATTGACTGACGCAATGTCAAATTTTCTTGTTGCTCAACCGTATGCTTCATTGTACGAGAGTAAAGAGCCTTATCTGCTTGCGCACGAAGAGCACGGACCGCAGGACCTTTACCAGTATTGAGCATTTTCATTTGAATGTAAGTCCTATCAATGTTTTTACCCATTTCACCACCGAGAGCGTCAATTTCGCGAACGACAATCCCTTTGGCAGAACCCCCAATTGCAGGGTTACATGGCATAAAGGACAACATTTCCAAATTAATTGTTGCCAGCATCGTTTTACAACCCATACGAGCCGCAGCCAAACTAGCTTCAACACCAGCATGCCCAGCACCAACAATAATTACATCATAATTTTCAGCAAATTCGTGTGTCATTTTATTTCTCCTTATCCTTATTTACAAAATGTTTGACTTGACCATCCCAGTTTTTTAGGGCAATTTTTAAAAAGCTTGGATTTAGGTTAATCTTACTGAGTTCTTCAAACGAAATCCACTCACACATACGCTTCTGACCTCCCTCATATATCTCTTTATTAAGATCAGAAAGTGGGTTCACTAAGTAAAGAAATTCAATTTGGTGATGTTTTGTGAGATCCAAAGAAAACTGATTTTCGACAACAAAAGCCAACTGTTTAACTTCAATATCGATATTAAGTTCTTCTTTCATTTCGCGTATTATGGCATCTTCAGTTAATTCATTTACTAAGATTGCTCCACCTAACAAATAATATTCATTTTTAGGAGATTTTGCTAAATATATTTTTTCATCTTTAATAATTAAGGCTGATGCTCTAACAACAAAGCTCTGCTCACCAATTCTAGTTCTAAAATCCATTTAAAACTCCTTAACTGCACAAAAAACAGCCAAAACCCTCGAAAATTGTGCGGCAAAAACGCACAATTCTCATGAGCTTTGACCATCATGATTATTGTTATGATTATTGTATCAAATTAAGTTAAAATGTCAATTTAATTGCCGATAATTTTTCGAGCAATAGTTGATTATATAGATAAGCCAAACCTGTCAACTTATCTTTACACCTTTGTCAACTAGATATATTGACAAGCGACTCCATTTTTATAAGCCATATCAATGATTCCGCCACCTAGGCATTCTTCGCCATCATAGAAAACAACAGCTTGACCTGGTGTAATGGCACGTTGTGGTTCATCAAAGACAACTTCTGCTTTGTCACCTTTAACATGCACTGTAACTTTAGAGTCTGGTTGACGGTAACGGAATTTTGCTGTAACTTCCATTGTAAATTCTTCAGGCATATCACGTGTAAAGTGAATACTTGAAGCGTCAAGACTAGTTGACATTAATGAATCATGATAGAAACCTTGACCAACGTAAAGAATATTTTTTGACAAATCTTTTCCGACAACAAACCAAGGTTGATTGTCACCACCTTGTTGTCCACCGATACCAAGACCGCCACGTTGACCGATTGTATAATACATCAATCCAGCATGTGCACCCATATCACGACCATCAACAGTCATCATACGACCTTTTTGCGCTGGTAAATATTGACTAAGGAATTCTTTAAAGTTCTTTTCACCGATAAAGCAAATTCCTGTTGAATCTTTTTTCTTAGCTGTCGCAAGACCTGCACGTTCTGCAATTTTACGAACTTCTGGTTTTTCCAAATGCCCAAGTGGAAACATTACTTTTTGCAATTGTTCTTGTGATAATTGACTCAAGAAGTAAGTTTGGTCTTTATTATTATCTGCTCCACGTAACATATGAACAGTACCGTCTTCGTCACGAGAAACTTGCGCATAATGTCCAGTTGCTACATAATCAGCTCCAAGCGTCATGGCAT encodes:
- the rplI gene encoding 50S ribosomal protein L9; this translates as MKVIFLADVKGKGKKGEIKEVPTGYAQNFLIKKNLAKEATNQAIGELKGKQKSEEKAQAEILAEAQALKAELEKEATVVKFTEKVGPDGRTFGSITAKKIAEELAKQFGLKINKRSIELDHPIRAIGSVEVPVKLHKEVTAEIKLSIKEA
- a CDS encoding DHH family phosphoesterase is translated as MKRFRFATIHLVMIGLILFGILAICVRLFQTESAILAAIFLALSLLVALLYYQKETYELSELEQIELLNDQTEVSLKSLLEQMPVGVVQFEQSTNEVEWFNPYAELIFTSEEGEFEDELIQKIIGNKREGDASQTFELNGNKYSSYIDSSSGIFYFFDTSMGNRQLGDAALLRPVIGIISIDNYDDVTDDLSDAEISQINSFIANFISNFTKSKNIFYRRVDMDRFYFFTDYAVLSSLIDDKFTVLEAFRKQAKEERELPLTLSMGVAYGDDNHQQIGQVALQNLNTALVRGGDQVVICENDEHKKPLYFGGGSVSTVKRTRTRTRAMMTAISDHIKNVDRVFVVGHRNLDMDALGSAIGMQFFASNVIEEAYAVYNPDEMSPDIARAIKRLQEDGKTNLISVNQALQLVTSQSLLIMVDHSKIDLTLSQELYNRFTDVIVVDHHRRDNNFPEKAILTFIESGASSASELVTELIQFQNAGKRLSKIQASILMAGIMLDTKNFSASVTSRTFDVASYLRSQGSDSIEIQNISQTDFEEYRLVNELILKGRKLYDNIIIASGGDNVVYSKVVASKAADTMLSLAGIEATFVIVQVAPNKVAISARSRSKINVQRMMEELGGGGHFTLAACQLSDITVSQAEHLLLEIIENDLRENMEVE
- the mnmG gene encoding tRNA uridine-5-carboxymethylaminomethyl(34) synthesis enzyme MnmG, producing the protein MTHEFAENYDVIIVGAGHAGVEASLAAARMGCKTMLATINLEMLSFMPCNPAIGGSAKGIVVREIDALGGEMGKNIDRTYIQMKMLNTGKGPAVRALRAQADKALYSRTMKHTVEQQENLTLRQSMIEEVLVEDGKVVGVRTATNQKFSAKAVVITTGTALRGEIILGELKYSSGPNNSLASIGLADNLKELGLEIGRFKTGTPPRIKASSINYDETEIQPGDEKPNHFSFMSNDEDYLKDQIPCWLTYTNQTSHDIINKNLYRAPMFSGIVKGVGPRYCPSIEDKIVRFADKERHQLFLEPEGRETEEVYIQGLSTSLPEDVQKELIHSIKGLENAEMMRTGYAIEYDIVLPHQLRATLETKKISGLFTAGQTNGTSGYEEAAGQGIVAGINAALKVQGKPEMILKRSDAYIGVMIDDLVTKGTLEPYRLLTSRAEYRLILRHDNADMRLTEIGHRVGLVDDERYQRFLNRKRQFDNELTRLSTHKIKPVKETNARIEALGFKPLTDALTAKEFMRRPEINYDIATSFVGPAEEKLDSKVIELLETEIKYEGYINKALDQVAKMKRMEEKRIPANIDWDDIDSIATEARQKFKKINPETIGQASRISGVNPADISILMVYLEGKQKHHRKAND
- a CDS encoding NUDIX hydrolase, which encodes MDFRTRIGEQSFVVRASALIIKDEKIYLAKSPKNEYYLLGGAILVNELTEDAIIREMKEELNIDIEVKQLAFVVENQFSLDLTKHHQIEFLYLVNPLSDLNKEIYEGGQKRMCEWISFEELSKINLNPSFLKIALKNWDGQVKHFVNKDKEK
- the mnmA gene encoding tRNA 2-thiouridine(34) synthase MnmA, producing the protein MSDNSKIRVVVGMSGGVDSSVTALLLKEQGYDVIGVFMKNWDDTDEFGVCTATEDYKDVAAVADQIGIPYYSVNFEKEYWDRVFEYFLAEYRAGRTPNPDVMCNKEIKFKAFLDYAMTLGADYVATGHYAQVSRDEDGTVHMLRGADNNKDQTYFLSQLSQEQLQKVMFPLGHLEKPEVRKIAERAGLATAKKKDSTGICFIGEKNFKEFLSQYLPAQKGRMMTVDGRDMGAHAGLMYYTIGQRGGLGIGGQQGGDNQPWFVVGKDLSKNILYVGQGFYHDSLMSTSLDASSIHFTRDMPEEFTMEVTAKFRYRQPDSKVTVHVKGDKAEVVFDEPQRAITPGQAVVFYDGEECLGGGIIDMAYKNGVACQYI